In Lineus longissimus chromosome 7, tnLinLong1.2, whole genome shotgun sequence, a genomic segment contains:
- the LOC135491285 gene encoding nuclear protein MDM1-like isoform X3, whose amino-acid sequence MPVPFKRRTSEYQKRFRWFDLEQIQEEQTSARSAGLASAELGLPIEPPIQRKKKPFDIEPTETTKFTAGADDADSYVLLGDQSKFGQSVRYRSLKNKSPSRKTYKVFKHDRSPSAEVRRPVSPPRKPESDPGSPPPAPRPDGPRQSRPRPEPSKRSKSSPPPERRRSPSPPVPKRSKSPPPAEPARMNAFVQTNMTKGRADSGMEATADYGMKYRAGVAPKRPEGPKRVSEYKKAFEWRDPVQVAPLLAAEQLVYKSDSSLGPYKSNVQRKSEYESEFKKFAPRPAEPSFSPKKGEGVGAKKDEGPSPNKKTKVTEVVKKPAKKRHPTEEDKKDLKEAVNPQKPFMPHGKHRRTKSEYASNFQAPAAYSYNEGAWKGAYPAHIFPQKETAEPTSADSSSSWFQEVLELRRRALEYRKRAYGTHFSRSHVGQLMAKNADMWDTASESTRTVTAMSLETGSQVSSRKGPHRGDAQRDQELQDVKKKLAWTQTKQRRDQSPPSVSQQGSVTGSASNGSSIITRDSQVAHASDSDTLVDEEIGRIPTPRLRQEVRSARRHHLDITTPSVGGALLVSPPPVARQQNYESPNVSLREEPSKHSSGRSPPEECQDESDDDDDDDRTPTPPPRRVAPKQRDISSQTRVVRPRKTVSAPVIPRPESHCSCGADDEPPIHSKKTYKKSYKVSPRSVPSPTFGKPTDDNCPLVDEEASTDRPLETEFIKSLPFGSANTKTKRSSTAQQKRASRMSNVAIPSTIKEGFGETYGRGSRRKEMPWDMFGNKPDMLPREDDDDDDVLSTSMRSIASSCSLASETLQRAAKNRDDFWGGRKGATVR is encoded by the exons CGTCGAACTTCTGAATATCAAAAAAGATTCCGGTGGTTTGATTTAGAGCAAATTCAGGAAGAACAAACTTCTGCTAGATCTGCTGGTTTAGCCTCTGCTGAACTAG GTCTTCCTATTGAGCCCCCGATCCAACGGAAGAAGAAACCGTTCGACATTGAACCCACGGAGACTACCAAGTTCACAGCCGGTGCAGATGATGCGGATAGTTACGTTCTGTTGGGCGATCAGTCCAAGTTTGGTCAAAGCGTACGATACAGAAGTCTTAAGAATAAGTCCCCTTCAAGGAAAACTTACAAG GTCTTCAAGCATGATCGCTCCCCATCAGCAGAGGTTCGACGTCCAGTTTCTCCCCCACGAAAACCCGAATCCGATCCCGGGTCTCCACCACCTGCTCCAAGGCCGGATGGACCACGACAGTCGAGGCCTCGACCCGAACCATCAAAGCGGTCAAAATCCTCTCCACCACCGGAGAGGAGGCGTTCCCCATCTCCACCGGTACCAAAGCGGTCCAAGTCACCACCTCCTGCAGAACCGGCGAGGATGAATGCTTTTGTGCAAACCAACATGACAAAGGGAAGAGCAGACTCTGGAATGGAAGCAACT GCTGATTATGGAATGAAGTACAGAGCGGGCGTTGCCCCCAAAAGACCCGAGGGGCCCAAGCGAGTGTCTGAATACAAGAAGGCATTTGAGTGGAGAGACCCAGTCCAAGTTGCCCCTCTATTGGCAGCGGAGCAG TTAGTTTACAAAAGTGACTCGTCTCTTGGGCCATACAAGTCAAACGTGCAGAGGAAATCCGAATATGAATCTGAATTCAAGAAATTTGCTCCACGGCCTGCTGAGCCCTCTTTCAGCCCGAAGAAAGGTGAAGGAGTTGGCGCCAAGAAGGATGAAGGGCCGTCTCCAAATAAGAAGacaaaggtcactgaggtcgTGAAGAAACCGGCTAAGAAACGCCACCCAACTGAAGAGGACAAAAAGGATTTGAAGGAAGCTGTCAACCCCCAGAAACCCTTCATGCCCCATGGCAAACACAG ACGCACAAAATCAGAGTATGCTTCCAACTTCCAAGCACCTGCAGCATATTCCTACAATGAGGGAGCATGGAAGGGGGCATATCCAGCACATATCTTCCCACAGAAAGAG aCAGCTGAGCCTACTTCAGCTGATTCCTCAAGCAGTTGGTTCCAGGAGGTCTTGGAGTTGCGTCGTCGGGCCCTAGAGTACAGAAAGCGGGCGTACGGCACCCATTTCTCACGCTCGCATGTTGGCCAGCTGATGGCGAAGAATGCGGACATGTGGGATACGGCTAGCGAGAGCACGAGGACAGTTACCGCCATGTCTTTGGAAACTGGATCACAGGTTTCAAG CCGTAAAGGTCCCCATAGAGGAGATGCCCAGAGAGATCAGGAATTACAAGACGTAAAGAAAAAACTCGCTTGGACACAGACTAAACAGAGAAGAGACCAGTCCCCACCATCAGTGAGTCAGCAAGGGTCTGTGACAGGGTCTGCTAGTAATGGATCGTC TATCATCACTCGTGATAGTCAAGTGGCACATGCATCAGACTCTGATACTTTAGTTGACGAAGAAATCGGGCGTATTCCGACTCCAAGGCTACGGCAAGAAGTCAGATCAGCGAGGCGGCACCATTTAGACATAACAACTCCGTCAGTTGGGGGTGCCCTACTGGTGTCTCCACCCCCTGTTGCCCGGCAACAGAATTATGAGAGTCCTAATGTTAGCCTACGGGAGGAACCGAGCAAGCATAGTTCGGGCCGATCACCGCCTGAAGAATGCCAAGATGAATCTG atgatgatgatgatgatgaccgcACCCCAACGCCACCGCCAAGAAGAGTTGCACCTAAACAGCGTGACATCTCATCCCAGACCAGGGTCGTCAGGCCGAGGAAGACGGTGTCCGCACCGGTGATCCCCAGACCTGAATCGCACTGTAGCTGCGGGGCAGATGATGAACCCCCAATCCACTCAAAGAAAACTTATAAGAAG TCGTACAAGGTCTCTCCCCGATCAGTGCCGTCTCCAACATTTGGCAAGCCCACCGATGACAACTGCCCCCTGGTGGATGAAGAGGCATCAACAGACCGCCCACTCGAGACAGAATTCATCAAATCTTTGCCTTTTGGATCAG CAAATACCAAAACCAAACGTTCGTCTACTGCTCAACAAAAACGGGCATCACGGATGTCTAATGTTGCCATCCCTTCAACTATCAAAGAAGGGTTTGGGGAAACATACGGACGGGGGTCCCGCAGGAAAGAAATGCCATGGGACATGTTTG GTAACAAACCCGACATGCTCCCTcgagaagatgatgatgatgatgatgtcttatCTACCTCAATGCGCTCCATCGCATCGAGCTGCTCCCTCGCTTCCGAGACATTGCAACGTGCGGCGAAGAATCGCGATGATTTCTGGGGTGGCCGAAAAGGTGCAACCGTTCGATAA
- the LOC135491285 gene encoding nuclear protein MDM1-like isoform X1, producing the protein MPVPFKGESEYDAKFRWLDSVKSATCHLAPEQEAPRAGLGSANLGRPKSASLPIEPPIQRKKKPFDIEPTETTKFTAGADDADSYVLLGDQSKFGQSVRYRSLKNKSPSRKTYKVFKHDRSPSAEVRRPVSPPRKPESDPGSPPPAPRPDGPRQSRPRPEPSKRSKSSPPPERRRSPSPPVPKRSKSPPPAEPARMNAFVQTNMTKGRADSGMEATADYGMKYRAGVAPKRPEGPKRVSEYKKAFEWRDPVQVAPLLAAEQLVYKSDSSLGPYKSNVQRKSEYESEFKKFAPRPAEPSFSPKKGEGVGAKKDEGPSPNKKTKVTEVVKKPAKKRHPTEEDKKDLKEAVNPQKPFMPHGKHRRTKSEYASNFQAPAAYSYNEGAWKGAYPAHIFPQKETAEPTSADSSSSWFQEVLELRRRALEYRKRAYGTHFSRSHVGQLMAKNADMWDTASESTRTVTAMSLETGSQVSSRKGPHRGDAQRDQELQDVKKKLAWTQTKQRRDQSPPSVSQQGSVTGSASNGSSIITRDSQVAHASDSDTLVDEEIGRIPTPRLRQEVRSARRHHLDITTPSVGGALLVSPPPVARQQNYESPNVSLREEPSKHSSGRSPPEECQDESDDDDDDDRTPTPPPRRVAPKQRDISSQTRVVRPRKTVSAPVIPRPESHCSCGADDEPPIHSKKTYKKSYKVSPRSVPSPTFGKPTDDNCPLVDEEASTDRPLETEFIKSLPFGSANTKTKRSSTAQQKRASRMSNVAIPSTIKEGFGETYGRGSRRKEMPWDMFGNKPDMLPREDDDDDDVLSTSMRSIASSCSLASETLQRAAKNRDDFWGGRKGATVR; encoded by the exons GGCGAATCGGAATACGATGCCAAATTCAGATGGCTCGATTCAGTGAAGAGTGCCACCTGCCATTTGGCACCAGAACAAGAGGCGCCTAGAGCAGGCCTCGGTTCTGCAAACCTAGGTAGGCCCAAGTCTGCTA GTCTTCCTATTGAGCCCCCGATCCAACGGAAGAAGAAACCGTTCGACATTGAACCCACGGAGACTACCAAGTTCACAGCCGGTGCAGATGATGCGGATAGTTACGTTCTGTTGGGCGATCAGTCCAAGTTTGGTCAAAGCGTACGATACAGAAGTCTTAAGAATAAGTCCCCTTCAAGGAAAACTTACAAG GTCTTCAAGCATGATCGCTCCCCATCAGCAGAGGTTCGACGTCCAGTTTCTCCCCCACGAAAACCCGAATCCGATCCCGGGTCTCCACCACCTGCTCCAAGGCCGGATGGACCACGACAGTCGAGGCCTCGACCCGAACCATCAAAGCGGTCAAAATCCTCTCCACCACCGGAGAGGAGGCGTTCCCCATCTCCACCGGTACCAAAGCGGTCCAAGTCACCACCTCCTGCAGAACCGGCGAGGATGAATGCTTTTGTGCAAACCAACATGACAAAGGGAAGAGCAGACTCTGGAATGGAAGCAACT GCTGATTATGGAATGAAGTACAGAGCGGGCGTTGCCCCCAAAAGACCCGAGGGGCCCAAGCGAGTGTCTGAATACAAGAAGGCATTTGAGTGGAGAGACCCAGTCCAAGTTGCCCCTCTATTGGCAGCGGAGCAG TTAGTTTACAAAAGTGACTCGTCTCTTGGGCCATACAAGTCAAACGTGCAGAGGAAATCCGAATATGAATCTGAATTCAAGAAATTTGCTCCACGGCCTGCTGAGCCCTCTTTCAGCCCGAAGAAAGGTGAAGGAGTTGGCGCCAAGAAGGATGAAGGGCCGTCTCCAAATAAGAAGacaaaggtcactgaggtcgTGAAGAAACCGGCTAAGAAACGCCACCCAACTGAAGAGGACAAAAAGGATTTGAAGGAAGCTGTCAACCCCCAGAAACCCTTCATGCCCCATGGCAAACACAG ACGCACAAAATCAGAGTATGCTTCCAACTTCCAAGCACCTGCAGCATATTCCTACAATGAGGGAGCATGGAAGGGGGCATATCCAGCACATATCTTCCCACAGAAAGAG aCAGCTGAGCCTACTTCAGCTGATTCCTCAAGCAGTTGGTTCCAGGAGGTCTTGGAGTTGCGTCGTCGGGCCCTAGAGTACAGAAAGCGGGCGTACGGCACCCATTTCTCACGCTCGCATGTTGGCCAGCTGATGGCGAAGAATGCGGACATGTGGGATACGGCTAGCGAGAGCACGAGGACAGTTACCGCCATGTCTTTGGAAACTGGATCACAGGTTTCAAG CCGTAAAGGTCCCCATAGAGGAGATGCCCAGAGAGATCAGGAATTACAAGACGTAAAGAAAAAACTCGCTTGGACACAGACTAAACAGAGAAGAGACCAGTCCCCACCATCAGTGAGTCAGCAAGGGTCTGTGACAGGGTCTGCTAGTAATGGATCGTC TATCATCACTCGTGATAGTCAAGTGGCACATGCATCAGACTCTGATACTTTAGTTGACGAAGAAATCGGGCGTATTCCGACTCCAAGGCTACGGCAAGAAGTCAGATCAGCGAGGCGGCACCATTTAGACATAACAACTCCGTCAGTTGGGGGTGCCCTACTGGTGTCTCCACCCCCTGTTGCCCGGCAACAGAATTATGAGAGTCCTAATGTTAGCCTACGGGAGGAACCGAGCAAGCATAGTTCGGGCCGATCACCGCCTGAAGAATGCCAAGATGAATCTG atgatgatgatgatgatgaccgcACCCCAACGCCACCGCCAAGAAGAGTTGCACCTAAACAGCGTGACATCTCATCCCAGACCAGGGTCGTCAGGCCGAGGAAGACGGTGTCCGCACCGGTGATCCCCAGACCTGAATCGCACTGTAGCTGCGGGGCAGATGATGAACCCCCAATCCACTCAAAGAAAACTTATAAGAAG TCGTACAAGGTCTCTCCCCGATCAGTGCCGTCTCCAACATTTGGCAAGCCCACCGATGACAACTGCCCCCTGGTGGATGAAGAGGCATCAACAGACCGCCCACTCGAGACAGAATTCATCAAATCTTTGCCTTTTGGATCAG CAAATACCAAAACCAAACGTTCGTCTACTGCTCAACAAAAACGGGCATCACGGATGTCTAATGTTGCCATCCCTTCAACTATCAAAGAAGGGTTTGGGGAAACATACGGACGGGGGTCCCGCAGGAAAGAAATGCCATGGGACATGTTTG GTAACAAACCCGACATGCTCCCTcgagaagatgatgatgatgatgatgtcttatCTACCTCAATGCGCTCCATCGCATCGAGCTGCTCCCTCGCTTCCGAGACATTGCAACGTGCGGCGAAGAATCGCGATGATTTCTGGGGTGGCCGAAAAGGTGCAACCGTTCGATAA
- the LOC135491285 gene encoding nuclear protein MDM1-like isoform X2, with translation MPVPFKGESEYDAKFRWLDSVKSATCHLAPEQEAPRAGLGSANLGLPIEPPIQRKKKPFDIEPTETTKFTAGADDADSYVLLGDQSKFGQSVRYRSLKNKSPSRKTYKVFKHDRSPSAEVRRPVSPPRKPESDPGSPPPAPRPDGPRQSRPRPEPSKRSKSSPPPERRRSPSPPVPKRSKSPPPAEPARMNAFVQTNMTKGRADSGMEATADYGMKYRAGVAPKRPEGPKRVSEYKKAFEWRDPVQVAPLLAAEQLVYKSDSSLGPYKSNVQRKSEYESEFKKFAPRPAEPSFSPKKGEGVGAKKDEGPSPNKKTKVTEVVKKPAKKRHPTEEDKKDLKEAVNPQKPFMPHGKHRRTKSEYASNFQAPAAYSYNEGAWKGAYPAHIFPQKETAEPTSADSSSSWFQEVLELRRRALEYRKRAYGTHFSRSHVGQLMAKNADMWDTASESTRTVTAMSLETGSQVSSRKGPHRGDAQRDQELQDVKKKLAWTQTKQRRDQSPPSVSQQGSVTGSASNGSSIITRDSQVAHASDSDTLVDEEIGRIPTPRLRQEVRSARRHHLDITTPSVGGALLVSPPPVARQQNYESPNVSLREEPSKHSSGRSPPEECQDESDDDDDDDRTPTPPPRRVAPKQRDISSQTRVVRPRKTVSAPVIPRPESHCSCGADDEPPIHSKKTYKKSYKVSPRSVPSPTFGKPTDDNCPLVDEEASTDRPLETEFIKSLPFGSANTKTKRSSTAQQKRASRMSNVAIPSTIKEGFGETYGRGSRRKEMPWDMFGNKPDMLPREDDDDDDVLSTSMRSIASSCSLASETLQRAAKNRDDFWGGRKGATVR, from the exons GGCGAATCGGAATACGATGCCAAATTCAGATGGCTCGATTCAGTGAAGAGTGCCACCTGCCATTTGGCACCAGAACAAGAGGCGCCTAGAGCAGGCCTCGGTTCTGCAAACCTAG GTCTTCCTATTGAGCCCCCGATCCAACGGAAGAAGAAACCGTTCGACATTGAACCCACGGAGACTACCAAGTTCACAGCCGGTGCAGATGATGCGGATAGTTACGTTCTGTTGGGCGATCAGTCCAAGTTTGGTCAAAGCGTACGATACAGAAGTCTTAAGAATAAGTCCCCTTCAAGGAAAACTTACAAG GTCTTCAAGCATGATCGCTCCCCATCAGCAGAGGTTCGACGTCCAGTTTCTCCCCCACGAAAACCCGAATCCGATCCCGGGTCTCCACCACCTGCTCCAAGGCCGGATGGACCACGACAGTCGAGGCCTCGACCCGAACCATCAAAGCGGTCAAAATCCTCTCCACCACCGGAGAGGAGGCGTTCCCCATCTCCACCGGTACCAAAGCGGTCCAAGTCACCACCTCCTGCAGAACCGGCGAGGATGAATGCTTTTGTGCAAACCAACATGACAAAGGGAAGAGCAGACTCTGGAATGGAAGCAACT GCTGATTATGGAATGAAGTACAGAGCGGGCGTTGCCCCCAAAAGACCCGAGGGGCCCAAGCGAGTGTCTGAATACAAGAAGGCATTTGAGTGGAGAGACCCAGTCCAAGTTGCCCCTCTATTGGCAGCGGAGCAG TTAGTTTACAAAAGTGACTCGTCTCTTGGGCCATACAAGTCAAACGTGCAGAGGAAATCCGAATATGAATCTGAATTCAAGAAATTTGCTCCACGGCCTGCTGAGCCCTCTTTCAGCCCGAAGAAAGGTGAAGGAGTTGGCGCCAAGAAGGATGAAGGGCCGTCTCCAAATAAGAAGacaaaggtcactgaggtcgTGAAGAAACCGGCTAAGAAACGCCACCCAACTGAAGAGGACAAAAAGGATTTGAAGGAAGCTGTCAACCCCCAGAAACCCTTCATGCCCCATGGCAAACACAG ACGCACAAAATCAGAGTATGCTTCCAACTTCCAAGCACCTGCAGCATATTCCTACAATGAGGGAGCATGGAAGGGGGCATATCCAGCACATATCTTCCCACAGAAAGAG aCAGCTGAGCCTACTTCAGCTGATTCCTCAAGCAGTTGGTTCCAGGAGGTCTTGGAGTTGCGTCGTCGGGCCCTAGAGTACAGAAAGCGGGCGTACGGCACCCATTTCTCACGCTCGCATGTTGGCCAGCTGATGGCGAAGAATGCGGACATGTGGGATACGGCTAGCGAGAGCACGAGGACAGTTACCGCCATGTCTTTGGAAACTGGATCACAGGTTTCAAG CCGTAAAGGTCCCCATAGAGGAGATGCCCAGAGAGATCAGGAATTACAAGACGTAAAGAAAAAACTCGCTTGGACACAGACTAAACAGAGAAGAGACCAGTCCCCACCATCAGTGAGTCAGCAAGGGTCTGTGACAGGGTCTGCTAGTAATGGATCGTC TATCATCACTCGTGATAGTCAAGTGGCACATGCATCAGACTCTGATACTTTAGTTGACGAAGAAATCGGGCGTATTCCGACTCCAAGGCTACGGCAAGAAGTCAGATCAGCGAGGCGGCACCATTTAGACATAACAACTCCGTCAGTTGGGGGTGCCCTACTGGTGTCTCCACCCCCTGTTGCCCGGCAACAGAATTATGAGAGTCCTAATGTTAGCCTACGGGAGGAACCGAGCAAGCATAGTTCGGGCCGATCACCGCCTGAAGAATGCCAAGATGAATCTG atgatgatgatgatgatgaccgcACCCCAACGCCACCGCCAAGAAGAGTTGCACCTAAACAGCGTGACATCTCATCCCAGACCAGGGTCGTCAGGCCGAGGAAGACGGTGTCCGCACCGGTGATCCCCAGACCTGAATCGCACTGTAGCTGCGGGGCAGATGATGAACCCCCAATCCACTCAAAGAAAACTTATAAGAAG TCGTACAAGGTCTCTCCCCGATCAGTGCCGTCTCCAACATTTGGCAAGCCCACCGATGACAACTGCCCCCTGGTGGATGAAGAGGCATCAACAGACCGCCCACTCGAGACAGAATTCATCAAATCTTTGCCTTTTGGATCAG CAAATACCAAAACCAAACGTTCGTCTACTGCTCAACAAAAACGGGCATCACGGATGTCTAATGTTGCCATCCCTTCAACTATCAAAGAAGGGTTTGGGGAAACATACGGACGGGGGTCCCGCAGGAAAGAAATGCCATGGGACATGTTTG GTAACAAACCCGACATGCTCCCTcgagaagatgatgatgatgatgatgtcttatCTACCTCAATGCGCTCCATCGCATCGAGCTGCTCCCTCGCTTCCGAGACATTGCAACGTGCGGCGAAGAATCGCGATGATTTCTGGGGTGGCCGAAAAGGTGCAACCGTTCGATAA
- the LOC135491285 gene encoding nuclear protein MDM1-like isoform X4 — MPVPFKGESEYDAKFRWLDSVKSATCHLAPEQEAPRAGLGSANLGRPKSASLPIEPPIQRKKKPFDIEPTETTKFTAGADDADSYVLLGDQSKFGQSVRYRSLKNKSPSRKTYKVFKHDRSPSAEVRRPVSPPRKPESDPGSPPPAPRPDGPRQSRPRPEPSKRSKSSPPPERRRSPSPPVPKRSKSPPPAEPARMNAFVQTNMTKGRADSGMEATADYGMKYRAGVAPKRPEGPKRVSEYKKAFEWRDPVQVAPLLAAEQLVYKSDSSLGPYKSNVQRKSEYESEFKKFAPRPAEPSFSPKKGEGVGAKKDEGPSPNKKTKVTEVVKKPAKKRHPTEEDKKDLKEAVNPQKPFMPHGKHRRTKSEYASNFQAPAAYSYNEGAWKGAYPAHIFPQKETAEPTSADSSSSWFQEVLELRRRALEYRKRAYGTHFSRSHVGQLMAKNADMWDTASESTRTVTAMSLETGSQVSSRKGPHRGDAQRDQELQDVKKKLAWTQTKQRRDQSPPSVSQQGSVTGSASNGSSIITRDSQVAHASDSDTLVDEEIGRIPTPRLRQEVRSARRHHLDITTPSVGGALLVSPPPVARQQNYESPNVSLREEPSKHSSGRSPPEECQDESDDDDDDDRTPTPPPRRVAPKQRDISSQTRVVRPRKTVSAPVIPRPESHCSCGADDEPPIHSKKTYKKSYKVSPRSVPSPTFGKPTDDNCPLVDEEASTDRPLETEFIKSLPFGSGNKPDMLPREDDDDDDVLSTSMRSIASSCSLASETLQRAAKNRDDFWGGRKGATVR, encoded by the exons GGCGAATCGGAATACGATGCCAAATTCAGATGGCTCGATTCAGTGAAGAGTGCCACCTGCCATTTGGCACCAGAACAAGAGGCGCCTAGAGCAGGCCTCGGTTCTGCAAACCTAGGTAGGCCCAAGTCTGCTA GTCTTCCTATTGAGCCCCCGATCCAACGGAAGAAGAAACCGTTCGACATTGAACCCACGGAGACTACCAAGTTCACAGCCGGTGCAGATGATGCGGATAGTTACGTTCTGTTGGGCGATCAGTCCAAGTTTGGTCAAAGCGTACGATACAGAAGTCTTAAGAATAAGTCCCCTTCAAGGAAAACTTACAAG GTCTTCAAGCATGATCGCTCCCCATCAGCAGAGGTTCGACGTCCAGTTTCTCCCCCACGAAAACCCGAATCCGATCCCGGGTCTCCACCACCTGCTCCAAGGCCGGATGGACCACGACAGTCGAGGCCTCGACCCGAACCATCAAAGCGGTCAAAATCCTCTCCACCACCGGAGAGGAGGCGTTCCCCATCTCCACCGGTACCAAAGCGGTCCAAGTCACCACCTCCTGCAGAACCGGCGAGGATGAATGCTTTTGTGCAAACCAACATGACAAAGGGAAGAGCAGACTCTGGAATGGAAGCAACT GCTGATTATGGAATGAAGTACAGAGCGGGCGTTGCCCCCAAAAGACCCGAGGGGCCCAAGCGAGTGTCTGAATACAAGAAGGCATTTGAGTGGAGAGACCCAGTCCAAGTTGCCCCTCTATTGGCAGCGGAGCAG TTAGTTTACAAAAGTGACTCGTCTCTTGGGCCATACAAGTCAAACGTGCAGAGGAAATCCGAATATGAATCTGAATTCAAGAAATTTGCTCCACGGCCTGCTGAGCCCTCTTTCAGCCCGAAGAAAGGTGAAGGAGTTGGCGCCAAGAAGGATGAAGGGCCGTCTCCAAATAAGAAGacaaaggtcactgaggtcgTGAAGAAACCGGCTAAGAAACGCCACCCAACTGAAGAGGACAAAAAGGATTTGAAGGAAGCTGTCAACCCCCAGAAACCCTTCATGCCCCATGGCAAACACAG ACGCACAAAATCAGAGTATGCTTCCAACTTCCAAGCACCTGCAGCATATTCCTACAATGAGGGAGCATGGAAGGGGGCATATCCAGCACATATCTTCCCACAGAAAGAG aCAGCTGAGCCTACTTCAGCTGATTCCTCAAGCAGTTGGTTCCAGGAGGTCTTGGAGTTGCGTCGTCGGGCCCTAGAGTACAGAAAGCGGGCGTACGGCACCCATTTCTCACGCTCGCATGTTGGCCAGCTGATGGCGAAGAATGCGGACATGTGGGATACGGCTAGCGAGAGCACGAGGACAGTTACCGCCATGTCTTTGGAAACTGGATCACAGGTTTCAAG CCGTAAAGGTCCCCATAGAGGAGATGCCCAGAGAGATCAGGAATTACAAGACGTAAAGAAAAAACTCGCTTGGACACAGACTAAACAGAGAAGAGACCAGTCCCCACCATCAGTGAGTCAGCAAGGGTCTGTGACAGGGTCTGCTAGTAATGGATCGTC TATCATCACTCGTGATAGTCAAGTGGCACATGCATCAGACTCTGATACTTTAGTTGACGAAGAAATCGGGCGTATTCCGACTCCAAGGCTACGGCAAGAAGTCAGATCAGCGAGGCGGCACCATTTAGACATAACAACTCCGTCAGTTGGGGGTGCCCTACTGGTGTCTCCACCCCCTGTTGCCCGGCAACAGAATTATGAGAGTCCTAATGTTAGCCTACGGGAGGAACCGAGCAAGCATAGTTCGGGCCGATCACCGCCTGAAGAATGCCAAGATGAATCTG atgatgatgatgatgatgaccgcACCCCAACGCCACCGCCAAGAAGAGTTGCACCTAAACAGCGTGACATCTCATCCCAGACCAGGGTCGTCAGGCCGAGGAAGACGGTGTCCGCACCGGTGATCCCCAGACCTGAATCGCACTGTAGCTGCGGGGCAGATGATGAACCCCCAATCCACTCAAAGAAAACTTATAAGAAG TCGTACAAGGTCTCTCCCCGATCAGTGCCGTCTCCAACATTTGGCAAGCCCACCGATGACAACTGCCCCCTGGTGGATGAAGAGGCATCAACAGACCGCCCACTCGAGACAGAATTCATCAAATCTTTGCCTTTTGGATCAG GTAACAAACCCGACATGCTCCCTcgagaagatgatgatgatgatgatgtcttatCTACCTCAATGCGCTCCATCGCATCGAGCTGCTCCCTCGCTTCCGAGACATTGCAACGTGCGGCGAAGAATCGCGATGATTTCTGGGGTGGCCGAAAAGGTGCAACCGTTCGATAA